ACGACGGCGGTCACCGTGTCCGGCTGCTCCTTGGCAGCGGCCGTGGTCTTGCCTCTGCGCCCCGCCGGCGTCGCACGCTGCTTGCGCGGACGCTTCGGCGCTGCGGAGTCGGCAGCGCTCACCATGACGGTCACACCCTCCTTGCTGAGGCTCCGCAAGATGGTGGAGGCCTTGGACACGGGGATGTCGGCCTCCTCGAACGTACGTCGTACGTCGTCGGCCTCGAGGTAACCCTGGGACCGTCCACGCTCGATCAGTTGCGCGATGACGTGCTCGTGCAGATCTGACGCTTTCGAGGTCGAGCTAGCAGGCGACACAAATACCTCTCGAACGAACGTGTGGCTAGGTTGACCCAAGTGCCCTGGCGGGCGTGACCCCGCTGGTGGCGGAGCCGGAGCAGCTCGCACTCGGCAGGGCCGGACTGATCGAGCGGCACCGCAGCGTACCCGCTCTCACCAAGGTCAAGCATTCTGGCACGGCCGCGCATTCCGCGTTGAAGAGTCCTGCCCGGTACCACACCACCTTAGAGGGCACCGGACGGTCCTCCGTACGTCTGCGCGGTCGGCACGCCTACTTGGGGGAGACGTGCTTGGGCGGGACGTGCAGGGCGAGCACGGTCACATCGTCCACTTGCTCGTAACCGGCAAGCATCCGATCGACCAGGAAGTCGACGAGTCTCTCGGGATCTCCTACCACCTCCGGTGGGGCGTCCTGCGCGACCGTCACCAGCTCCTCCAGTCCCGCGTCGACCCCACGCCTACGGTTCTCCACAAGTCCATCGGAATAGAACACCACAGTGTTGCCGGTCTCGATGGAAAAACTTGTCTGCTGTCGCTGGCTCGGCCATCCCAGCGGCGTGCCGGGCTCCGCCGTGCTGAGCCTCGCGGGCCGCTCGGCGGCCAGTGACAGCAGGAGCGGCGGCGGATGTCCCGCGTTGCTCAGGGTGCCCCGACCCGTCTCCGGATCGATCACCGCGTACGCGACCGTGGTGAACTGCTCCTCGTCCTCGGTGGCCGAGAACAGCCGGTCGAGCCCGGCCAGCACCGCGGCGGGCCGGGGGTCGTTGAGCGCCAGCGCCCGCAGGGCGTTGCGGACGCGGCCCATCCCCGCCGCGGCCAGCACGCCCTTGCCCATGACGTCGCCGACCGCCACCGCGAGCCGGTCGTCGGGCAGCCGGAACGCGTCGTACCAGTCGCCGCCGACCTGAACGTGCCGGGTCGCCGGGTGGTAGCGGGCGGCCAGCCGCATGGTCGGCACCTGCGGAAGATCGCTGGGCAGCAGGCTGCGCTGCAGCTCCTCGGCGGTCTTGTGCTCCCGCTCGAACAGCAGCGCCCGTTCGACCGCCAGCGCGCACTGGCCGGCCAGCGCCTCCAGGAAGACCCGCTCCTCCTCGGTGATCTCCCGAGGGCGGGTGAACGAGAACCGCAGCGCGCCGATCGGGGCGCCCGCCGCCAGCAGCGGCAGGCCCACCCAGGCCCGTTCGTCGGCGTGCCACGGGAACGTGGCGGCCTCGTCGCGGCCCAGGTGCAGCCGGAGCTGGTCGGGCGTGCCCGCGGTGAACGGACGGCTCTCGCGGACCGCGATCGACATCACGGTCGGCTCGCTCAGCGCGATGTCGCCGCGCAGCGCGGCGCCGCCGCCCTCGCCGTCCGGGCCCGGCGGCGCGACGATGCTCAGCCGCAGCTTGTCGTCGTCGAGCAGGGCCACCGCGGAGTGGTCGGCGCCGATCGCCGACCGGCCCACCTCGGTGATCACGCCGACGACCTGGCTGACCGTCAGCGCCTCGGCCAGCATCGAGGTGGCCTGCTGGAGCCGGGCGGTGCGCAGCGCGGCGGCCGACAACTGCTCGGTCAGTCGGCCGCGCATCTCCTCGGCCTCGCGCTGACCGGTCACGTCGGTGTTGGCGCCGACCCACTCGATCACCGTGTCGCCCCGCCAGATCGGCACCGCCCGCACGTCGAAGTGCCGGTACGTGCCGCTGCGGGTGCGGACCCGGTAGGACGCCTCGAAGATCCGGTTGTCGGCCACGCAGTCGCGCCAGGCGGTCTCGACCCGGGAGCGGTCCTCGGGATGGACCACGGCCAGCCAGCCGTCCCGGGCGTAGTCCTCCGCGGACTGGCCGGTGATCTCGCGCCAGTCCGGGGCGTCGTCGGTGATCTCGCCCTCCGGGGTGGTCACCCAGACCACCTGGGAGCTGGCCTCCACCAGCGAGCGGTAGCGCTGCTCGCGGCGGCGCAGCACGTCCTCGCCGAGCCGCCGCTCCGTCACGTCCAGCGCGGTGAGGATCACCCCGGACATCCGGTCGTCGGGACCCCACGAGGGGAAGAGCGAGCAGGCGAAGTGCCGCACCCGGGTCTCCCCCGGCGTCCGTACGGCCAGGTCGAGGTCGCCGACCGGGGCCTCCTCCGCGAGGACCTTGCGCACCGCCGCCTCCACGGTGATCGCCACGTCCTCGGGCAGCACCTCGGAGGGGCGGCGTCCGATGACGTCCTCGACCCGGCCGCCGACCGCCTCCAGCAGGGCCTCGTTGGCGCGCCGGAAGCACAGCCCGTCGTCGAACAGGGCGAAGGCCACCGGCGCGTCACGCGTCAGGGTGGCCAGGAGGGCCGCGTCGGCCGGATGCTCGGTGTCGTCCGCGCCGGAGACGCGGGGATGCGGCACGGACGTATCGGCGCTCATGTTCGACACCTCCGAATCCGGATCCTTCGGTCGCTGACCAGCGGTGCTCATTCTCACAAGCCTTCCGGGTAGCAGGAGAGCCCGTACCGCGAGGCAAGTCTTCATCACTATGAGTGAATGGGAGCAGGCTAGCGCTCCCACCTCCATCACAACACCGGTCGGAATCAGGTCTTCATCATCCCGAGGGTTCGACGCCGAAGGAAGTCCCGTTCGGCACTGTGTTCGGACGGCCGTCCGCAGATCCTACGCCGCCGGGCGACGGGGCGTCGGCAACTTCACCGGCTCGGCGAGCCCGGGCCACGGCCGCCCCTTGCGGACGCATTCCCTGGCCGGTTCCGGCCGGCCGCTTCGGGGGACGGGGTGTCCGCGGAGCCCGGTCGCGGCCGTCGGGAGGGCCGCTCACCTGCTCGCTTTCGCCGCCGCCTTCATCTGCTGCTTGTGGTCGCGCACCCGGCCGAGCGACTCCTCGTCCACCACGTCGGCCACCGAGCGGAACGAGCCCTCCTCGCCGTAGGCGCCCGCCGCCTCGCGCCAGCCCTCCGGCCGGACGTCCAGCCCCTTGCCCAGGAGGGCCACGAAGATCCTGGCCTTCTGGTCGCCGAAACCGGGCAACGCGGCCACCCGATCGCGCAACCCGTCCCCGTCGCGCACGTCGGACCACAGGCGTCCCGCGTCGCCGTCATAACGCTCCGCCACCACCCGGCACAGCTCCTGCACCCGCTTGGCCATCGCCTTGGGGAACCGGTGCAGGGCGGGCCTGCGGCCGAAGATCTCCACCAGCGCGTCGGGGTCGTACGCGGCCAGTTCGCCGGCGTCGAGGTCGTGCCCCAGCCGCTCGACGAGCCCGTGGGGGGCGGCGAAGGCGCGCTCCAGCGGGATCTGCTGGTCGAGCAGCATGGCGATCAGCAGCGCCAGCGGGTCGCGGTTCAGCAGGGCGTTGGCCTCGGGGTCGATGGGCAGCGACAGCGTCATGGGTTCCTCCCGGTCGTCGGCCAGTCTTCCATCCCGGGCCCGCCTCCCGAGCGGGTCACCGTTCAATGACATCGTTCACCGAACGGATAATTCTCCCTTGACAAACGATCCTCATCCCGGAACGTCTTCGGATTTACCCCGTGATGGCGAGTGCTCGACCCTTCGAGGTTTGAGGAACTACCGAATGCGTGCATAAACACAGGAGTCAGACAAAGGCGCAGCGTCGCGCTCGCAACCGACCGTGGGGGCCGATCAGCGTGACCGTTGTCGCCGACGCATCCCGGGCCGAGTGGCCCGGCGCCCTCGACGTCCAGGCACTGCTGGAGTCCGGGTGGCGCCCCACCCCGTTCCACCAGTTCGTGCTCAAGATCCACAGCAGGTGCAACCTGGCCTGCGACTACTGCTACATGTACGAGATGGCCGACCAGGGCTGGCGGCGGCAGCCCCGGCGGATGTCGCGGCCCGTGCTCGACCGGCTGGCCCGGCGGATCTCCGAGCACGCCCGTTCCAACGGACTCCCCCGGGTCGACGTGATCCTGCACGGCGGCGAGCCGCTGCTGGCCGGGCCGGACCATATCCGGTACGCGGTGACCGCGATACGCGCCGCGGTGGATCCGGATATTCGGATCTCCTTTCAGTTGCAGACCAATGGAATCCGGCTCGACTCGGTGTTCCTGGAGCTGTTCGGCGAGCTCGGCATTCACGTCAGCGTCAGCATGGACGGCGACGAGGAGGCCCAGGACCGGCACCGACGCCGGGCCGACGGGCGGGGCAGCCACGCGGACGTGGCGGCGGGCCTGGGCAGGCTGACCGCGCCCGCGTACCGGCACCTGTTCAGCGGCCTGCTGAGCACCATCGACCTGCGCAACGACCCGGTCGGCACCTACGAGGCGCTGCTGCGGTTCCGCCCGCCGGCGATCGACTTCCTGCTCCCGCACGGCAACTGGGACGCCCCGCCGCCCGGCCGGGTGCCCGGCTCGGACGACACCCCGTACGGGGACTGGCTGATCGAGATCTTCGAGCGCTGGTACCGCGCCCCGGTGCGGGAGACCAGGATCCGGCTGTTCTCGGAGATCATCGGCCTGCTGGTCGGCCGGGCCTCGCGCAGCGAGGCGGTCGGCCTGTCGCCCGTCGCGGTGGCCGTCGTGGAGACCGACGGCGGCATCGAGCAGGTCGACACGCTCAAGTCGGCCTACGAGGGGGCCACCGGCACCTCGCTGCACATCGCCCGGGACTCCTTCGACGCGGCGCTGCTGCTCCCCCGGATCGCGGCCCGCCAGATCGGACACCGCGCGCTGGCCGCCGAGTGCCGCGCGTGCCCGCTCCAGCGCGTCTGCGGCGGCGGCCTCTACACGCATCGCTACCGGTCCGGAACGGGCTTCGCGAACCCGTCGGTCTACTGCCGCGACCTGTTCCGTCTCATCACCCACATCCAGCGGACCCTGCTCA
The DNA window shown above is from Thermomonospora umbrina and carries:
- a CDS encoding FxsB family cyclophane-forming radical SAM/SPASM peptide maturase, producing MTVVADASRAEWPGALDVQALLESGWRPTPFHQFVLKIHSRCNLACDYCYMYEMADQGWRRQPRRMSRPVLDRLARRISEHARSNGLPRVDVILHGGEPLLAGPDHIRYAVTAIRAAVDPDIRISFQLQTNGIRLDSVFLELFGELGIHVSVSMDGDEEAQDRHRRRADGRGSHADVAAGLGRLTAPAYRHLFSGLLSTIDLRNDPVGTYEALLRFRPPAIDFLLPHGNWDAPPPGRVPGSDDTPYGDWLIEIFERWYRAPVRETRIRLFSEIIGLLVGRASRSEAVGLSPVAVAVVETDGGIEQVDTLKSAYEGATGTSLHIARDSFDAALLLPRIAARQIGHRALAAECRACPLQRVCGGGLYTHRYRSGTGFANPSVYCRDLFRLITHIQRTLLKDLAALKSPSRTPH
- a CDS encoding SpoIIE family protein phosphatase, with the translated sequence MSADTSVPHPRVSGADDTEHPADAALLATLTRDAPVAFALFDDGLCFRRANEALLEAVGGRVEDVIGRRPSEVLPEDVAITVEAAVRKVLAEEAPVGDLDLAVRTPGETRVRHFACSLFPSWGPDDRMSGVILTALDVTERRLGEDVLRRREQRYRSLVEASSQVVWVTTPEGEITDDAPDWREITGQSAEDYARDGWLAVVHPEDRSRVETAWRDCVADNRIFEASYRVRTRSGTYRHFDVRAVPIWRGDTVIEWVGANTDVTGQREAEEMRGRLTEQLSAAALRTARLQQATSMLAEALTVSQVVGVITEVGRSAIGADHSAVALLDDDKLRLSIVAPPGPDGEGGGAALRGDIALSEPTVMSIAVRESRPFTAGTPDQLRLHLGRDEAATFPWHADERAWVGLPLLAAGAPIGALRFSFTRPREITEEERVFLEALAGQCALAVERALLFEREHKTAEELQRSLLPSDLPQVPTMRLAARYHPATRHVQVGGDWYDAFRLPDDRLAVAVGDVMGKGVLAAAGMGRVRNALRALALNDPRPAAVLAGLDRLFSATEDEEQFTTVAYAVIDPETGRGTLSNAGHPPPLLLSLAAERPARLSTAEPGTPLGWPSQRQQTSFSIETGNTVVFYSDGLVENRRRGVDAGLEELVTVAQDAPPEVVGDPERLVDFLVDRMLAGYEQVDDVTVLALHVPPKHVSPK
- a CDS encoding HhH-GPD-type base excision DNA repair protein, producing the protein MTLSLPIDPEANALLNRDPLALLIAMLLDQQIPLERAFAAPHGLVERLGHDLDAGELAAYDPDALVEIFGRRPALHRFPKAMAKRVQELCRVVAERYDGDAGRLWSDVRDGDGLRDRVAALPGFGDQKARIFVALLGKGLDVRPEGWREAAGAYGEEGSFRSVADVVDEESLGRVRDHKQQMKAAAKASR